Below is a window of Flavobacterium sp. N2820 DNA.
TATAAAACTTTTTTTACCGCTTTGATTACATCCTGTGCATTTGGCAACCATTCTTTTAATAAAGTTGGCGAATATGGCGCTGGAGTATCAGCAGTTGTAATTCTTTGTATAGGAGCATCTAAATAATCAAATGCTTTTTCTTGAACCATATATGTAATTTCAGAAGCAACTGAAGCAAAAGGCCAAGCTTCTTCTAACACTACTAATCTATTTGTTTTTTTAACAGAAGTTAAGATGGCATCGTAATCCATAGGACGAACCGTTCTTAAATCGATAATTTCACAAGAAATCCCTTCTTTAGCTAATTCATCCGCAGCTAAATGTGCTTCTTTAATAATTTTACCAAAAGAAACGATAGTAACATCTGTTCCTTCACGTTTTATATCTGCAACTCCTAATGGAATTGTATATTCACCTTCTGGAACTTCACCTTTATCGCCATACATTTGTTCAGACTCCATGAAAATAACTGGGTCATTGTCACGAATAGCTGCTTTTAACAATCCTTTTGCATCATAAACTGTTGAAGGAACTACTACTTTTAAAC
It encodes the following:
- a CDS encoding pyruvate dehydrogenase complex E1 component subunit beta; translated protein: MRTIQFREAICEAMSEEMRRDESIYLMGEEVAEYNGAYKASKGMLDEFGPKRVIDTPIAELGFAGIAVGSAMNGNRPIVEFMTFNFSLVGIDQIINNAAKMRQMSAGQFPMPMVFRGPTASAGQLGATHSQAFENWFANTPGLKVVVPSTVYDAKGLLKAAIRDNDPVIFMESEQMYGDKGEVPEGEYTIPLGVADIKREGTDVTIVSFGKIIKEAHLAADELAKEGISCEIIDLRTVRPMDYDAILTSVKKTNRLVVLEEAWPFASVASEITYMVQEKAFDYLDAPIQRITTADTPAPYSPTLLKEWLPNAQDVIKAVKKVLYK